ACTGCATTGGTTGTGTGCTGAATTCAGATTTATTGCCTTTCATGTGATTACAAGGTATATGTGTTACTGAGAAACACTCAGATGGTCATTGTCAAAAGCAATCTCTATTTTTCATCGTAAATTTTTTCGCCTCATGTATTATTTGGGCAATTACCTATAATATTCCCATGTACAGAGGTTGACATGAAACGAGAAGTAGAAAGAAAGGaacaagagaggaaaaagagtcAGCAGGTCGAATTTGTTTCTAGTGGAGTTCAAGCTGGAGCACCTGCTATCTTGCCCAAAGTTAATGTGCCTGTTGCAGGTTGAAAAGCAATCCATGTAAATGTAGTATTAGTATTTGTTTGAACAACTCTATAATGGGGTAGCTGTTGTCTCTCATGTTCTTATGAAGCTCCTCTTGCAGGTGTTCCAACTGCTGCTTCTGGTGGTTTGCGATCTAGTGATCTAGCTGCTCGGGATGGCCggcaaaacaaaaaatcaaaatgggaTAAGGTCTAACTTGTTTTTGCATGTGAGTATCCACAACTAGATTCTATTCAGTTGACTGAATCGACAGATTCTGCTTGTTATTTCAGGTGGATGGTGACAGGAAAAATCCCCTGCCATCAGGAGCACAGGAATCTGTGTCCACTGTTGCTGCTCATGCTGCAATTCTATCTGCCGCAAATGCTGGTGCAGGTTATACAGCCTTCGCGTGAGTCCATGatctttttttaacttaatttttcttAGAAGTAGTCAGCAAGTCAGAAGTATCGAGGGTTGATTCGGAACAGTTTACTTTCCTCATCTTCACAATTAATCATAATGACCTAAAAATTCTCCACTGTCGAGATTCATCCTTCATGCTCAAAACATCAACTCCTGTTCTTTTCCCATGCATTTTTTGGACTTAAACTCACGGATTATCCCTGGTACTCTTAAGTGATGATgcaatctttatttgaaatggcAGCCAACAGAGACGAAGAGAGGCAGAAGAGAGAAGATCTGGCGAGAGGAAGCTGGATAGAAGATCCTGACGTTGAAATCAATTATAGAAACATCAGGTtgacttttgtttattttcgtaataaaaaaatcagatcgAATCCTGCTAGACAGCGTGCAACACAAATCCGGtaccctcaatttttttttcttcctaattgAAAGAGGGAATCTTCTTATATACTCTGAAAGTGTTTTCTCAAATGGAAAGTAAAAATCTACCAGAGGTATTGTTGGcatgtttgaccttattttgGACATAATAATCTGTCCAACATTAAGTACTGTTAGGGTAACTCTGCAATGAACTGTTGGGCGGCAACATTGGAATGAgtaaatttgataaatgaaaTTTCCGGGGCTCTTATAAACACGAGGAGTCTCCTAAAATATGTTCTTAACTTCGTCGATAGCATTGAATtcgtgaaaattttcaaacttgtgGAACATCGCCTGTTAAACAACCCGCGCTTGTATCTAAGAAAGCTTGCGTTTGCCAACATGGAAGGCGGCTTTCCTTCTAATGCTGTCAAATGGTCATGTTAATGATGTCTACTGTTCTCATCCTCGAGCGCATATGAATGGTAAATTTTCAGTGTCGGGCTAGACTTCCAGAATAGGCAAACAAACCTGGGAATGACACGGTCTTGAAATTTTAGGGGAAAAAGCGTCTGCGGGCAAAATAGGATCGAATGATGAACATGCCATGCCGGAGGCGACAAAGCGAGCTGCACGGAGACATAGAGAATGAAAAATTCAATCTCCATTAAGATTCAACGGTGGCCTTGCTTTCGCTTATATTCTGAACCAGCTTCTTGGATTTGGCGGAAACATTGCGATTGCGAGGCTGGTTCCTCATTTCGCTTGTGAGAAAGGAGTGGTATTAATGGCAGACAGCATCACTTCCAAAGTTCTAATGAAGATGAGAAATCAATACGTTTCTTCAACGTGGCGATCGGAAAAAATGAAACTAATTCAACATGCCTTCTTAACCAGAAAGGTTTAAAAactaggaaaagaaattgaaaatgatAAATTGAAGCCTCAGCAGCCAAATAGAGCAGATGCGGCTAGTGAGTATGAAGAACTCAGATCACTGAAATTGTCATCCTGAGCTCAGATCCAGAGAGATTCAGCAGAACTGAGCTTTGTGCCGCCACCCCTTTTACTATGTACAAATCGCTCGTCGAAAAGGCGAAAGAGGCTCACGAGGAATTTCTCGAGGGCGCGACATGGGACTGGTAGGGGGACTTGCACATGCACTCCGGGCACCTGGGCTGGCGATATATGCTCCGCCCGAAACGCCTCACTTGCGATCTCTGGCCATCCTCAATCGACTTCCTGACTTTATATTCAAACGTTTTCCATCTTATGGTGGCGCTCCGTGCCAAAATTGCCGCCAGCCTCTTCTTGCTGGGCCGCAAGGTGGGAGCATGTTCTCCGCCGTAGTAAGTGCGGAATCCGGACACCAAGGAGGAAAGTTGACTCCCCGAATCGGTCATGGCAAACACATCAGCGGTTGCACATACGATGAAGTCCAATGCCGCTAGCTGCAATAAGATGATCATATAGCATCGTCAGGTCATTATGCCACCGACGTCCGACCATTGTTTGTTACAGTTTTCCAATCTGCGCATTGGAATCAAACTCTGTCCACTTCAGGGGAAAGGAAAGCCACCTGAATGAACTGTTGAAATTTGAAACCACTGCTGGAGCATGATTGTAGAATCGTTTCGAGGATACAGGAAGTAAAAACTGTTGCAGAGGAAGAAATCTGCTGCTGCAGAAGAAGCAAACCCATGTTCATTTACCTGGGAGGAGAAGTTCCTGAACGGGGAGAGTTCGCTTGGAGCGAGGAGAGTTTCCTTTGTGACCAAGTTGGGATAAAGGCCGGTGAGCGGTCGCATCCTCGACATTCCTCCATATATGTCCGACCCCGCCAGGTAGATGAACGTGTCTCGCTTAAAGCCGAGGCCGGCGAGAACAAGTGCGGCTTCTTCTGGTGTCAGTGGACATCTGCCCAACTTTCTCAGTTCTGCCGGAGACACATACCTGTCGATAAAGCAAAATAGAAGgaataaaatttaagaaaaacttGTTGGAAAGCCAAGCAAGAAACCCATTAGTCCATTGAGAAAGAGAAGTCATACTTTGTCTTCTTTAAGCGTTCCATGACCAGAGGAAAATGAACTTCTCGATAAGCTCGAAGTTCTTTTCTCTCATCCTCACCGCCTCCGAATTCACATTGGGAGTATGCTACCATGTCCTCTTCGAATCTCAAGTGCAAGGCTAGATATTTGGACCGACCTCTTGCGATGTTGTGTCTTCCTAGCGGTGGCACTGGTAGGAAGTTTCCGAGCAATTGTTTGTCTAACGTATTCCGAGAAGCATCATACCTTCTGATCCTCCTTACCAACAATGAACCTGCCCTTTGGATTTTCGGGATGAACTTAAGGGCATGGAAGTTGCATTTGCATCTTAATCTCTGGAACGGAATATGAAGAAGCATTAGGACGATCCACCACGATGCATAAAGAGAAAACCGAAAACCGAACGCCAGTCATAGACTTTGAAGTAATGTAGGTTGCTTCCAGATATTTGAGCTGGTTAACATAGATAGGCATAATTATATGCCAAATCTGTACTATCTTCAGTAAGGGAAGTTATTCACCTGAAGACTAAATGGCACTGGATCGAAGCCTAGGCGATTTCCAAATCCAAGGAAATGTACAACTCCGTTCCGTTTTAGGATCGGAAGCACACCTGAGATATAATCGGCTGGCTTGGCCTCCTTCGCAATATCTGCATCAGTAATCTGGTACAACAATTAGGACATCgtttgccaaaaatttcaaacaaataaagGCGGATTACGACGACATACTTGGCTACCAATTGCTTCAAAATCCACAGATCTCAGATGAGGGGGAAGTTCCTTGACAATGTCTACATCTCCCTCCAGAGTCTTCATGAAGTACTTGTCTTGGTAAATATCCCCAAATTGACTGCAATTTCAACAATTAATAAAGCGGGCTTCTTTGAAAGATTCAATTATGCATGCAAACTAGGCATTATTAACTGCTCCATGCTAGAGACCCAGGTATCATCAGAAAGAAGTACTTGAAGCAAAACTTGTTCATGAATGGCGAAACTGCCAAAACACACAATATATTCATCTCATTGAAGATCGATCTGAGGAAGAGTTGGCCGATGTCATACTAAACAACAGATCCCATCATATGATTGCCGTAGGTGGTCAAGGCTAGAAGCATGATTGTCAGGTAGGGACTTCAAAGGGAAATGAACAGAATGATTTCATTCTGTGGCAACCTCCATAACCAGTTTCTTCAGACCTTTGATATGCTTGGAAAATGAATTGCAGAGGAATCTCTAGAGCAGGCTGATCATTTCAAGCCTAAAACGGGAGCTATAAGGCCGATATGACGATCGACAATTTGAGCAACCATGGAAAGACTTTAAAGGCCCCACAAATCCATTGATAACCAACTCAGAAATCAGGGTCATTCAAAATTGGGTTTCGGTTCATGCATTGTTTGGTCAAACGTCGTATGAAATTTGCATCTGGAGTCAGCATCCTCATTTGCAGACAATCCACACTTCTGTTCAAAGAATTACTTGGTCattcatttctctttcattgGGAGACATCCAGTACCCATAGTTTGGACAATGTAAGAAATGCTTGTAGGCCTTCTAGTAATTCAAGATAATGGCTAGCAATGATGTTTCTTGTGAAAAACAGTTCCTTTTGTAGCTTCTTCCTGCCCTTGTTAAGGTCGGTCGAGAACTATTTCTCATTTGTTGCAATCCCGCTGCGATCACTTATTATATAATATATGCATTATCTCTGGTCTGAATGTATGGTGCATAACCCAGAtacattctaaaaaaaaaatgaaaaatttgtgtTCTTAGCCACCCCATTCAATGCGAATTTGCAAACAATTGGCGAATCGGGATACTATTCAGCTTAGAATAAAATTGTTTGAGCACTTGATGAATCAAGAACGTATGTAAGGCGGTGAATCATGAAATGTTAATCAGGAGCAGAGTACTGCCCCTAGTTCAATGGGATTCCTTATAGATACCTCCATATCTCTAGTATGATAAGCAAATTGAACAAAACCATTTCCTAACACTTCTAGAGTTTTACTCATTATGGGGGCTAAATGAAAGGTTACCATAGAGTTATTTAATCAGCCAACAAGGTGAAATGGTTGCTGCAAAAGATGCAACGAACTATGTAAGTATGTACATGAAGTCAGGGCAAACCTAGGATCTTTCCAGACATTGCTGTACAGAAATCTTGGAAGAGCCAGAGTGGCGTTTAGAAGAGACGCAACAGCAACAGCATTACAGATCTGCATAAGTCAGCCACAGATTGTGATTACACCGTGTTCCTTTTAGCTGTCGGAGACGGAGAAATCATAAAAGAATAATCATAATATGGTCACAAGTCAGGTAAACACTGTCATGTTCCATAGGTCTTGGAGAGAAATTGTAACGAGACTATAATTAATTTTAGAGAACTGAAGACTGCATACATAACAATGAACCAAAGGTTATATCCCCCACAAAGTTGGCAATTCGCAATTGATAGGCGTTCTAATGCAATACAGAATCACAAGATTGAATAGTCGATGCTTACCGCAACTCGCTGTTGATTTAGTCCACCATTAGCACTGACTAGTATGTAGCCATTATCCCCTCGGCTACTACCCAATTTTCCTGGTCACGAAAGAAAATATTATACTCCATAAATTCtgagttattttatttaggATTTCTCGGCTAAATCATCCACTTCCCACCGAGCAATTAAAGAGCTGTTAAGAACAAACATGTTTCGCTGCTGATGAGCAAAATCCAGGCAGGTGTGTTCTGTACCTGAACCTGTGTGGACCTTTTTGTCTGCACAGGGCTTCCACAGAGAGGCTTGCCTATGTTGTTCCTCCCAGAAACTAGACGACTCTTGCTTGAACTCTCCCTAAAAGCATGGGCGACGTTCAACATCACGTTTCGGGAAAAGTTTAGTCATTAAACCAAAAACTTGCACCGCTTGATGGCATACCTCGGCGAGTGCTGTTGAGGCCATATGCAGAAGCCGGTCGTACATTTTTACCGCTGGCTTTTCTACTTCACCAGAGGCATTCCTGTCTTCCTTTGGAACAACAAATGAGAGTGGCAACCATATAATTAGAGACTAATTGTACACCTTATTTGCATCCGCTATTATGGAAAATAAAGACCAAAAGCACAGTACAGTTCAGTTGATTCGCAGCACAAGCTAACACAAGTTCTATGCCTCTAAAAAGCCGAGTCCCCTGATCAAGATGGACATGTTAGAACATGATCAATTCTCCTATTACGAGAGTCAAGAATCATTGTGCACGTTTG
This sequence is a window from Rhodamnia argentea isolate NSW1041297 chromosome 3, ASM2092103v1, whole genome shotgun sequence. Protein-coding genes within it:
- the LOC115753763 gene encoding O-fucosyltransferase 8 produces the protein MYDRLLHMASTALAEGEFKQESSSFWEEQHRQASLWKPCADKKVHTGSGKLGSSRGDNGYILVSANGGLNQQRVAICNAVAVASLLNATLALPRFLYSNVWKDPSQFGDIYQDKYFMKTLEGDVDIVKELPPHLRSVDFEAIGSQITDADIAKEAKPADYISGVLPILKRNGVVHFLGFGNRLGFDPVPFSLQRLRCKCNFHALKFIPKIQRAGSLLVRRIRRYDASRNTLDKQLLGNFLPVPPLGRHNIARGRSKYLALHLRFEEDMVAYSQCEFGGGEDERKELRAYREVHFPLVMERLKKTKYVSPAELRKLGRCPLTPEEAALVLAGLGFKRDTFIYLAGSDIYGGMSRMRPLTGLYPNLVTKETLLAPSELSPFRNFSSQLAALDFIVCATADVFAMTDSGSQLSSLVSGFRTYYGGEHAPTLRPSKKRLAAILARSATIRWKTFEYKVRKSIEDGQRSQVRRFGRSIYRQPRCPECMCKSPYQSHVAPSRNSS